From a single Labrenzia sp. PHM005 genomic region:
- a CDS encoding PLP-dependent aspartate aminotransferase family protein encodes MSAHKPPFHADTLLAHGGGGFDQATGAVVPPIPVATTFVRDEDYALVSGDHLYSRDDNDLFRKTESLLATLENGADSRLFSSGMAAIAAVARIIKPGGTLMAQSGIYWGTTLFLRQHCARNDIALVECDASDIDTFRDELAITKPDLVWLEVPSNPYLKVADIGKVSDLCKSAGALLAVDATAATPLIMKPLTLGADLVMHAATKALNGHSDLLGGVVTTKDSSSDAWDFICTERRMAGAVMGSFEAWLLLRGLRTLSLRVERMNANAMALAEHLEAHPKIEKVLYPGLPSHKDYATARNQMTGGYGSLMSVQTQGGKDEALKVTGALKLFQRATSLGGTESLIEHRRSIEGETSGIPENLLRLSLGIEHIADLIADFDQALARI; translated from the coding sequence ATGTCCGCACACAAACCACCATTTCATGCTGACACGCTGCTTGCCCATGGCGGCGGTGGATTTGACCAGGCGACCGGAGCGGTCGTGCCACCGATCCCTGTGGCGACTACGTTTGTCCGCGATGAAGACTATGCGCTGGTCAGCGGCGATCATCTTTACAGCCGTGATGACAACGACCTCTTCCGGAAAACTGAATCGCTCCTGGCCACATTGGAAAACGGTGCAGACAGCCGCCTGTTTTCGTCCGGCATGGCAGCGATTGCCGCCGTCGCCCGGATAATCAAACCCGGCGGCACCTTGATGGCCCAATCAGGCATTTACTGGGGCACAACACTGTTCTTGCGCCAACATTGCGCCCGCAATGACATTGCCTTGGTCGAATGCGATGCCAGCGACATCGACACTTTCCGGGACGAACTTGCGATCACCAAACCGGACTTGGTCTGGCTGGAAGTCCCGAGCAATCCCTACTTGAAGGTTGCCGACATCGGCAAAGTCTCCGACCTGTGCAAATCCGCAGGCGCCTTGCTTGCCGTGGATGCAACAGCCGCAACGCCATTGATCATGAAGCCGCTCACACTGGGTGCGGATCTGGTGATGCATGCCGCCACCAAGGCTCTTAACGGGCATTCGGATCTTCTAGGCGGTGTCGTCACCACCAAAGATTCGTCCTCAGACGCCTGGGACTTCATCTGTACTGAACGCAGGATGGCCGGCGCCGTCATGGGGTCATTTGAGGCCTGGCTGCTGCTGCGTGGCCTCAGAACTCTAAGCCTGCGCGTGGAACGCATGAATGCCAATGCGATGGCGCTTGCCGAACATTTGGAGGCCCATCCCAAAATCGAAAAAGTTCTTTATCCCGGCCTTCCTAGCCACAAAGACTATGCGACTGCAAGAAATCAGATGACCGGTGGGTACGGGTCGCTGATGTCCGTACAAACACAGGGCGGCAAAGATGAAGCCTTGAAAGTCACGGGTGCGCTCAAGCTGTTCCAGCGCGCCACGTCTTTGGGCGGCACGGAGAGCCTGATTGAACACCGGCGGTCTATTGAAGGCGAAACCTCAGGCATTCCGGAAAATCTGCTGCGCCTATCCCTTGGCATTGAGCATATCGCTGATCTGATCGCGGATTTTGATCAAGCTCTCGCAAGAATTTAA
- a CDS encoding LysR substrate-binding domain-containing protein: protein MDWRAIPSLNSLRAFAAVAETRSLSAAGRDLNVTHAAISQQVRALEKHLGVQLTNRAGRGVELTEEGAQLYEGLRKGFDAIGEAIEAISRKASARPLNITMTPSFAVSWLMPRINDFRHKHPDIELMLNPSAEVVELSPGGTDLAVRFGRGTWPGLESEPFLKTNFVVVGAKCLIGDRKIENPEDILDYPWLQEYGTNELAHWLERQGVVPQAKLNVTHLPGYMVLEGLRRGDGISATAKAFIEPDIEAGNLQVLFEDRFHSGAGYHLVTRPGVQRAALKAFVSWMRSLRPEQSDGT from the coding sequence ATGGACTGGCGCGCCATCCCGTCACTCAACAGCCTACGGGCATTTGCGGCCGTTGCCGAAACGAGAAGTCTGTCCGCAGCGGGGCGCGATTTGAATGTGACTCATGCCGCGATCAGCCAGCAGGTGAGAGCACTGGAAAAACACCTTGGCGTGCAGCTTACAAATCGGGCCGGGCGGGGCGTTGAGCTGACAGAAGAAGGTGCGCAACTCTACGAAGGTTTGCGCAAGGGGTTCGATGCGATTGGGGAAGCCATCGAAGCGATCAGCCGGAAAGCTTCAGCCCGTCCGCTGAACATCACCATGACACCTTCCTTTGCTGTCAGTTGGCTGATGCCGCGGATCAATGATTTCCGGCACAAACACCCGGATATCGAATTGATGTTAAATCCCAGCGCTGAAGTTGTGGAATTGTCGCCCGGAGGGACGGATCTTGCTGTCCGGTTTGGCCGCGGAACTTGGCCCGGCCTTGAGTCAGAACCGTTTTTGAAAACGAATTTCGTAGTGGTCGGCGCCAAATGTCTCATTGGTGACCGCAAAATCGAGAATCCTGAAGACATCCTGGACTACCCTTGGCTTCAGGAATACGGGACCAATGAATTGGCGCACTGGTTGGAACGGCAAGGTGTGGTTCCGCAGGCAAAGCTCAATGTCACTCATTTGCCTGGCTACATGGTTTTAGAAGGACTGCGCCGGGGAGACGGCATTTCTGCGACAGCCAAGGCTTTTATCGAACCGGACATTGAAGCGGGCAATTTGCAGGTTTTGTTTGAGGACCGGTTCCATTCCGGCGCGGGTTACCACCTCGTCACCCGGCCCGGCGTTCAACGCGCGGCGCTAAAGGCGTTTGTTTCCTGGATGCGGTCTTTGCGGCCTGAACAGTCCGATGGCACTTAA
- a CDS encoding NAD(P)-dependent oxidoreductase, with product MAKVAFIGLGVMGYPMAGYLKTKGGHDVTVYNRTTAKAEKWAAEYGGSFAKTPQEAAEGCDFVFACVGNDDDLRSVTTGPDGAFHGLKEGAIVVDNTTASAEVARELYSAAKEKGCGFIDAPVSGGQAGAENGVLTVMCGGDQDVFDKAKPVIECFSKFVGLMGGSGAGQLTKMCNQICIAGLVQGLSEAIHFAEKADLDVEAVISAIRGGAAQSWQMENRWETMRDGKFDYGFAVDWMRKDLGICLKTANDTGARLPVTALVDQFYAEVQAMGGNRWDTSSLIARLRNADKG from the coding sequence ATGGCAAAGGTGGCATTTATCGGTCTTGGGGTTATGGGATATCCGATGGCAGGATACCTGAAGACCAAAGGCGGACACGACGTAACCGTCTACAATCGCACCACGGCCAAGGCCGAGAAATGGGCTGCTGAATATGGCGGCAGCTTTGCCAAGACCCCGCAAGAAGCCGCTGAAGGCTGTGATTTTGTTTTTGCCTGTGTCGGCAACGACGATGACCTGCGGTCCGTGACCACTGGACCAGACGGCGCGTTTCACGGCTTGAAAGAAGGCGCGATTGTTGTCGATAACACAACAGCGTCTGCGGAAGTTGCCCGGGAACTCTATTCAGCCGCCAAGGAAAAGGGCTGCGGCTTCATTGATGCGCCGGTGTCAGGCGGTCAAGCAGGAGCCGAAAACGGCGTTCTGACCGTCATGTGCGGCGGTGATCAGGATGTCTTCGACAAAGCCAAGCCGGTGATTGAGTGTTTTTCCAAGTTTGTCGGCCTGATGGGCGGCAGCGGCGCTGGTCAATTGACCAAGATGTGCAACCAGATCTGCATCGCCGGCCTGGTACAGGGTCTATCGGAGGCCATCCACTTTGCCGAAAAAGCCGACCTCGATGTCGAAGCCGTTATTTCAGCTATCCGCGGCGGCGCGGCCCAGTCCTGGCAGATGGAAAACCGCTGGGAGACTATGCGCGACGGTAAGTTTGACTATGGATTTGCCGTTGACTGGATGCGCAAGGATCTGGGTATTTGCCTGAAAACAGCCAATGACACCGGCGCCCGCCTGCCCGTCACCGCACTGGTCGATCAGTTTTATGCGGAAGTTCAAGCAATGGGCGGCAATCGCTGGGATACATCCAGCCTGATCGCTCGCCTGCGGAACGCTGACAAGGGCTAA